CGATCTCCGAGACGCGGAGCGGCGACGTGAGGAGCAGCTCGTAGGTGCCCGCCTTCTTCTCCTCGGCGAGGCTCCGCATCGTGATCACCGGCACCAGGATCACGAGGATCACCGAGAGATTGTGCAGGAGCGGCGCGATCACGAACTCGTTGAGGTTCAGCCGCTCCAGCACCTGCGGGTTCTGCTGCGCCGAGTAGATCGTGAGCAGCATGTTGAAGCGGGCGAGCAGGTTGAAGAAGAACCAGCCGCCGAGCAGCAGGTAGCCGGTCAGCACGACGTAGGCGATCGGCGACACGAAGTACGAGCGGATCTCGCGGCCCGCGATGGTGAAGACGTTTCTCATGCCGTCGCCTCCGCGGCGTGGTCGGCGTCGTGCGCCTTGGCGATGGCGCGCAGGAACACGTCTTCCAGCGTGCCGCCGCTCTTGAGGGTCCCCATCTCCTGCTCGAGCACGACCCGGCCTTCGTTGATGATCACGACCTTCTCGCAGATCTGCGACACCTCGGGCAGGATGTGGGTCGAGAGGATGATCGTGCGCTGGCCCGCGAGCTGCTGGATGAGAGCGCGGATCTCGCGGATCTGGATCGGATCGAGGCCGATGGTCGGCTCGTCGAGCACCAGCACCGGCGGATCGTGGATCAGCGCCTGCGCCAGTCCGGCGCGCTGCCGGAAGCCCTTCGAGAGGTGGCCGAGAAGCCGGTGGCGCACCGACTCGAGCCCGCAGGTCTGGATCACGCGGTCGATCGCGTCTTCGATGGCGCCGCGGGCCATGCCCTTGATGCGCGCGACGAAGCGCAGATACGCCTCGGCGGTCATCTCGGTGTAGAGCGGCGGGTTCTCGGGCAGGTAGCCGATCCGCCGCCGCACCTCGGCGCTCTCGGTGAAGACGTCGAATCCCGCGACCTTCGCGGTGCCGCTCGTCGCCGGCAGGAAGCCGGTGAGGATGCGCATGGTCGTGGTCTTGCCGGCGCCGTTCGGACCGAGGAAGCCGAGGATCTGACCTTGTGCGGCGGTGAAGCTGATGTCGCGGACGGCGACGAAATCGCCGTACCGCTTGGTGAGGTTACGAACCTCGAGCATCGGAGCTCCGGTACGTCATGTGTGCGTTGACTGGTCGCTGGCCTTGGTCGCGAGGAAAACGGGCGGACAAGTAACGGCGGGGTCCGGGGTTGTCAAGATAACTTGCCGCGATGGACGCGACCGCGGCGTTCGCATAACCCTCGCCGGAGACGGCATGACTGGACGGAAGAAACCGCCCGAGGAGCAGCTGGCGTTCGGGCCGCGCGGAGCGCCGCCGCCCGTCGCGGGGCCCGCGCGGCTCTATCTCGTCGACGCGAGCGCCTACGTCTACCGCGCCTTCCACGCGATCCCGTTCCTGTCGACGTCGCGCGGCGTACCGACGAACGCCGCCTACGGTGTCACCACCATGCTGCTGAAGCTCCTGAAGGACGAGCGCCCGACGCACCTCGGGCTCGTGTTCGACGCGCCCGGCGGCTCGTTCCGCGACGAGCTCTACGCCGACTACAAGGCGAACCGCTCCGCCATGCCGGACGAGCTCGTGCCGCAGCTCGGCCTCATCCGGCGGGTGGTCGAGGCGCTGCGGCCGCGTGTCGTCGAGATGCCCGGCGTCGAGGCCGACGACGTGATCGGCACGCTCGCGAAGCGCGTCGCGGCGGCGGGGGGCGAGGT
This portion of the Deltaproteobacteria bacterium genome encodes:
- a CDS encoding ABC transporter ATP-binding protein, with the protein product MLEVRNLTKRYGDFVAVRDISFTAAQGQILGFLGPNGAGKTTTMRILTGFLPATSGTAKVAGFDVFTESAEVRRRIGYLPENPPLYTEMTAEAYLRFVARIKGMARGAIEDAIDRVIQTCGLESVRHRLLGHLSKGFRQRAGLAQALIHDPPVLVLDEPTIGLDPIQIREIRALIQQLAGQRTIILSTHILPEVSQICEKVVIINEGRVVLEQEMGTLKSGGTLEDVFLRAIAKAHDADHAAEATA